A section of the Rummeliibacillus pycnus genome encodes:
- the gerQ gene encoding spore coat protein GerQ produces MVQYYWTPNYPTGTTPYPGGTTFPTGTIQTPPAQPATPAQAREQSYIENILRLNRGKPGTFHFSFEHAVAPGGNTIAIRGVVEAAGRDHVILRELKTNHRYLFPMIYFDYAEFDEQMNYFNQTP; encoded by the coding sequence ATGGTTCAATATTATTGGACACCAAACTATCCTACTGGTACAACACCTTATCCTGGTGGCACAACATTTCCAACTGGTACTATACAAACCCCTCCTGCGCAACCTGCAACTCCAGCACAAGCAAGAGAGCAATCATACATTGAGAATATTTTACGTTTAAATCGTGGAAAACCTGGGACTTTCCACTTTTCATTTGAACATGCAGTAGCACCTGGCGGAAATACGATTGCTATAAGAGGCGTTGTGGAAGCCGCAGGACGAGATCATGTTATTTTACGTGAACTCAAAACAAATCATCGCTATCTCTTCCCAATGATTTACTTTGACTATGCTGAATTTGATGAGCAAATGAATTACTTCAATCAAACCCCATAA
- a CDS encoding DUF423 domain-containing protein encodes MRFNIVAGAVYAFLAVAFGAFGAHALKDVLTEHYAKIWETGVQYQMFHAIGLIVIGILMSKSLIGPKSLLSKAGIMMFIGVILFSGSLYVLSVTQINILGAITPIGGVLFLVAWVCVILAGLKIGK; translated from the coding sequence ATGAGATTTAATATTGTTGCAGGTGCTGTATACGCATTTCTAGCAGTTGCATTTGGCGCATTTGGTGCGCATGCATTAAAAGACGTATTAACAGAACATTATGCTAAGATTTGGGAGACAGGTGTTCAATATCAAATGTTCCATGCCATTGGATTAATTGTCATTGGCATATTAATGAGTAAAAGTTTAATCGGTCCAAAGTCATTATTATCAAAAGCCGGAATTATGATGTTCATCGGTGTTATTTTATTCTCAGGTAGCCTTTATGTGCTTTCTGTTACGCAGATCAACATATTAGGAGCAATTACACCAATTGGTGGCGTATTATTTTTAGTTGCTTGGGTATGTGTTATTTTAGCAGGTTTAAAAATTGGTAAATAA
- a CDS encoding YwdI family protein, protein MISYEIVIAELAKHLATAQSVKSEAKVREELSAIRALCDVALHNEVIQPSPNINIPQGKANTFHGVPQQTSTPLASSLTQNKLEEEDANGDSIFDF, encoded by the coding sequence ATGATTTCTTATGAGATAGTTATAGCTGAATTAGCAAAGCATCTAGCAACAGCACAATCAGTAAAAAGTGAGGCTAAAGTACGTGAAGAACTTTCAGCCATTCGTGCATTATGTGATGTAGCATTACATAACGAAGTAATACAACCTTCTCCTAATATTAATATTCCACAAGGAAAGGCAAATACTTTCCATGGGGTGCCACAACAGACTTCAACACCATTGGCTAGCTCTTTAACGCAAAACAAGCTTGAAGAAGAGGATGCAAACGGAGATTCTATTTTTGATTTCTAG
- a CDS encoding uracil-DNA glycosylase yields MTKIIFDNDWQDILGEEFNKSYYLQLREFLKQEYFTKTIYPPMEDIWSAFRYTPYHKVKVVILGQDPYHGPGQAHGMSFSVKPGVPHPPSLQNMFKELHDDLGYPIPHDGTLIKWAQQGVLLLNTVLTVRAHQAHSHKDHGWELFTDTVIQKLSERKEPIVFVLWGRPAQQKERLIDTSRHAIIKAPHPSPLSAYRGFFGSRPYSKINRQLIEWGKESIDFDLTK; encoded by the coding sequence ATGACGAAGATTATTTTTGATAATGATTGGCAAGATATACTCGGAGAAGAATTTAATAAGTCCTATTATTTACAGTTACGTGAATTTTTGAAACAGGAATATTTTACGAAAACCATCTATCCACCAATGGAAGATATATGGAGCGCATTTCGCTATACACCTTATCATAAAGTGAAAGTGGTCATACTAGGACAGGATCCTTATCATGGACCTGGTCAAGCACATGGGATGAGTTTTTCGGTAAAGCCAGGTGTTCCACATCCACCAAGCTTACAAAATATGTTTAAGGAATTACACGATGATTTAGGATACCCGATTCCACATGATGGTACGTTGATCAAATGGGCACAGCAAGGTGTGCTGTTATTAAACACAGTGCTTACAGTTCGAGCTCATCAAGCACATTCGCACAAAGATCATGGTTGGGAGCTGTTTACGGATACAGTCATACAAAAATTATCGGAACGTAAGGAACCTATAGTCTTTGTGTTGTGGGGAAGACCTGCTCAACAAAAAGAAAGGCTCATTGATACAAGTCGCCATGCCATTATTAAAGCACCACATCCGAGTCCCCTTAGTGCATATCGTGGCTTCTTTGGTAGTCGTCCTTATTCAAAAATTAACCGCCAACTTATTGAATGGGGCAAGGAATCGATTGACTTTGATTTAACAAAATAA
- a CDS encoding DUF4230 domain-containing protein, whose amino-acid sequence MTRKNRELEKVLKDFHMEEQQAATIMEAATASRIRFRNNLLIGLLKNWYTWIAIILIALLLILPFATWKLLQGNSFAEQKGSLVERIQNLNELTTAEAYTKVIIERQNNELFGKEIGIDIPGTKREILVVIPGGVKAGVDFSGVTEKNIDIDEKHKTATITLPAAKILGEPEIDFNNIQVFSSEGLFRSKPDMKEAYRLASDAKRQMVKEATTQGVLRSAEKNAKNSVADMFALVGYDVTVKFKE is encoded by the coding sequence ATGACAAGGAAAAACAGAGAACTAGAAAAAGTGCTAAAAGACTTTCATATGGAAGAGCAGCAAGCAGCGACAATTATGGAAGCTGCAACAGCTTCTCGTATACGTTTTAGAAATAATTTGTTAATCGGTTTATTGAAAAATTGGTATACATGGATTGCGATTATTTTAATAGCATTGCTTTTAATCTTACCCTTCGCTACTTGGAAACTATTGCAGGGAAATAGTTTTGCAGAGCAAAAGGGTTCACTTGTTGAAAGAATTCAAAATCTCAATGAGCTAACAACTGCAGAAGCTTATACAAAGGTAATCATAGAACGTCAAAATAATGAGCTATTTGGAAAAGAAATCGGTATTGATATTCCGGGGACAAAGCGTGAAATTTTGGTTGTAATACCAGGTGGAGTAAAGGCTGGAGTGGATTTTTCAGGGGTAACCGAAAAAAATATTGATATTGATGAAAAGCATAAAACAGCTACGATTACTTTACCAGCAGCTAAAATTTTAGGCGAACCAGAAATTGACTTTAATAATATTCAAGTTTTCTCAAGTGAAGGACTGTTTCGTAGTAAACCCGATATGAAAGAAGCATATCGTCTAGCATCAGATGCAAAAAGGCAAATGGTTAAGGAAGCAACAACTCAAGGTGTACTCAGAAGTGCAGAGAAAAATGCTAAAAATTCAGTAGCAGATATGTTTGCTTTAGTGGGATATGATGTAACAGTTAAATTTAAGGAGTAG